From the genome of Streptacidiphilus sp. PB12-B1b:
GGTGCGGCGTTCATCCCCGCCGGAAAGGCGTACAAGGCGATCAAGGGCCTGGGCGGGGTGACCAAGGCCGCCGAGCTGCTGATCAAGGCAGGCGGCGTGGCCGAGTTCAAGCAGGCGGCGGGCAACGCCGCGCTCAACATCCTCGGGGTCTCGGCCATCCAGTCGAACTGCTTCTGATCGCGGTGCGCAGGCAGCACGACCCCAATCCGCCCGTACAGAGCTGGAGTTGATGTCCTTGTTCGGCCGAAGTGCCAGTCAGGAAGAGCCCGTCGTCGTCATCCGTGACACCGCGCAGGTGACGGCCGCGCTGCGGTCGGCGCTGGAGACTGCCGACGCGGGTGAACGAGCGGGCCTGGAAAGGGCGTTGCGCATCGCGGAGCAGACCTCCGCCCTGTCCGACGCCCAGGTGCGGCGAAGCTGGGTGCGGGACATCCTGGACCGCGCGGGCGCGGACCCCGTCGCCGACGACGCCCAGGCGGTCAAGGCGCTGCGGACCGTCGCCCCCGGCCTCAGCCTCACCGCCGCGTACCAGCTGGTCAAGGACGCCGCCGAGAACCCGGCCTGACCGGTCCTGCCCGCCTGCGGGCCCGGCGGGACGGGTCAGCGGGCGGGCAGGGTGTAGTGCCAGCCGGGTTGCCACGGGGTGCGGGCCTGGACGACGTCGTCCAGGGGCGCGCCGTTGAGCAGGCACTCCAGGGCCCAGCGGTTGGCGGAGTGGGCGACGAGCAGCACCCGCCCGCCGTCCCACTCCGCCGCCAGGTCGGCGAGGAACGCCTCGGTGGCGTGCACCACCTCGCGGTAGCTCTGGCCGCCGGGGAACGGCCGGTCGACGTGCAGCGCCCGGACGCGGTCCAGCTCGGCCTGCGAACTGCCGTTGAGATCACCGTAGTTGCACTCCCGCAGGCGCGGGTCCTGGCGCAGTGGGATGTCCGTCCGCCCGGCGAAGGCGATGGAGACGGTCTGCACGGCGCGCTCCAGATCCGAGCTGAACACCGCGTCGATGTCGTCGTCGCAGCGGCGGTCGCCGAGCTCGCGGGCCTGGAGCCGCCCGCGCGCCGATAGCCGCCCGGGCAGCCAGCCGGTGGCGATCCCGGCCTCGTTGTCGGTGGTGGTGGAGTGCGTCTCGTACACGATGTGGACCGGCAAGAAGGCTCCCTGGGACGTCGGACGGTCAGACGGGGCTCGACAGCACAGGTACCCACCCGCCCACCCCGGATCACCGCCCGCCAGTGTGCTCTGCGTCCCGTTCCGCGCCGCAGGCGACCCGGGTGACGGCAGCCCCGGCATGCGGGTGTCGGCGTCCGGTTCGGGGCGGGCGGGCGGATGCATGAGAATGGCCGGGTGCAGTACGGCATCCTCGGGACCACGCAGGCGCTTCACGACGACGGCACGGCCGTGTCGGTCGGGGGGCCGCGGCTGCGCGCGCTGCTGGCCGCGCTCGCGCTGCGCGCGGGCCGGGCCGTCCCGGCGTGGGCGCTGATCGAAGACGTCTGGGCGGAGGAGCCGCCCGCCGACCCGCAGGACGCCCTGCAGACGCTGGTCGCCCGGCTGCGCCGCGCGCTCGGCCCGGACGAGGTGGTCTCCGCCCCCGACGGCTACCGGCTGACCTCGCGCGACACCGACCTGTCGCGGTTCCAGGCGCTCGCCGCCGAAGCCCCGGGCGGCGAGGCCGCCGACGACGCCGACGCGCTGCGCGCCGCGCTCGCCCTGTGGCGCGGGCCCGCCCTCGCCGACCTCCCGGCCAGAGCCGACGCTGCCGCTCGCTACGAGGCGCAGCGCGACGCCGTCCAGCGGCGGCTGCTCGCCGCCGAGCTGGCCCTCGGCCGGGCGGAGGCCGTGCTGCAGGACCTCGCCGAGCTGGTCGAGCGCCGCCCGCTGGACGAGCCGCTTCAGGCGCTGCGGCTGCGCGCGCTGCGGGCGGCCGGGCGCGCCCCGGAGGCCCTGCTCGCGTACGAGGGGTTCCGGCTGCGACTGGCCGACGAGCTCGGCACCGACCCGGGCCCGGAGCTGCGCGCCGTCCACGCCGAACTGCTGCTGGCTCCGGAGCCCGAAACCGGGCCCGGGCCCGAACGCGAGCCGTCCGCGCCCGCGTCCCCGCCGACCCCCGTGCCCGCGTCCGTGCCGGAGCCGGAGGGCGGGTTCGCCACCAACCTGCGGCCACGGCTCACCAGCTTCGTCGGCCGGGCGGCCGACCTGGCCGCGCTGCGGTCGGCGCTGGCCGGTCAGCGGCTGCTGACGCTCACCGGGCCCGGCGGCAGCGGCAAGACCAGGCTGGCGCAGCAGGCCGCCGAGGCCCAGTCGGCCCGGAGCTTCCCGGACGGCGTCTGGCTGGTGGAGCTGGCGCCGCTGAACGACGCCCGGGCCGTCACGGGCGCGGTGCTCAGCGCGCTCGGCCTGCGGGCGACCCTGCTGCACGTCGCCTCCAAGACCGAGCCGCTGGCCGGGCCCGGCGAGGCCGAGACCCCGATGGCGCGGCTGCTGGACCACTGCGCGGGCCGGCGGCTGCTGATCGTCCTGGACAACTGCGAGCACCTGATCCAGG
Proteins encoded in this window:
- a CDS encoding histidine phosphatase family protein, translated to MPVHIVYETHSTTTDNEAGIATGWLPGRLSARGRLQARELGDRRCDDDIDAVFSSDLERAVQTVSIAFAGRTDIPLRQDPRLRECNYGDLNGSSQAELDRVRALHVDRPFPGGQSYREVVHATEAFLADLAAEWDGGRVLLVAHSANRWALECLLNGAPLDDVVQARTPWQPGWHYTLPAR